The following proteins are co-located in the Rattus norvegicus strain BN/NHsdMcwi chromosome 19, GRCr8, whole genome shotgun sequence genome:
- the Trappc2l gene encoding trafficking protein particle complex subunit 2-like protein isoform X1 → MAVCIAVIAKENYPLYIRSTPTENELKFHYMVHTSLDVVDEKISAMGKALVDQRELYLGLLYPTEDYKVYGYVTNSKVKFVMVVDSSNTALRDNEIRSMFRKLHNSYTDVMCNPFYNPGDRIQSRWGLLFDNMVIRGVREPQMLS, encoded by the exons ATGGCGGTGTGCATCGCGGTGATCGCCAAGGAG AATTACCCTCTGTACATCCGAAGCACTCCCACAGAGAACGAACTCAAGTTCCACTACATGGTGCACACGTCTCTGGACGTGGTGGATGAGAAGATCTCTGCGATGGGGAAAGCACTCGTGGACCAGAGGGAGCTGTACCTGGGCCTGCTCTACCCAACCGAGGACTACAAGGT ATACGGCTATGTGACCAATTCCAAGGTGAAATTTGTCATGGTGGTGGATTCCTCCAATACGGCCCTGCGGGACAATGAGATCCGCAGT ATGTTCCGGAAGCTGCATAACTCCTACACAGATGTGATGTGCAACCCCTTCTACAACCCGGGAGACCGAATCCAGTCTAGGTGGGGCCTGCTCTTTGATAACATGGTCATTAGGGGAGTAAGGGAGCCACAAATGCTGTCCTAA
- the Trappc2l gene encoding trafficking protein particle complex subunit 2-like protein isoform X2, producing MVHTSLDVVDEKISAMGKALVDQRELYLGLLYPTEDYKVYGYVTNSKVKFVMVVDSSNTALRDNEIRSMFRKLHNSYTDVMCNPFYNPGDRIQSRWGLLFDNMVIRGVREPQMLS from the exons ATGGTGCACACGTCTCTGGACGTGGTGGATGAGAAGATCTCTGCGATGGGGAAAGCACTCGTGGACCAGAGGGAGCTGTACCTGGGCCTGCTCTACCCAACCGAGGACTACAAGGT ATACGGCTATGTGACCAATTCCAAGGTGAAATTTGTCATGGTGGTGGATTCCTCCAATACGGCCCTGCGGGACAATGAGATCCGCAGT ATGTTCCGGAAGCTGCATAACTCCTACACAGATGTGATGTGCAACCCCTTCTACAACCCGGGAGACCGAATCCAGTCTAGGTGGGGCCTGCTCTTTGATAACATGGTCATTAGGGGAGTAAGGGAGCCACAAATGCTGTCCTAA
- the Trappc2l gene encoding trafficking protein particle complex subunit 2-like protein, producing the protein MAVCIAVIAKENYPLYIRSTPTENELKFHYMVHTSLDVVDEKISAMGKALVDQRELYLGLLYPTEDYKVYGYVTNSKVKFVMVVDSSNTALRDNEIRSMFRKLHNSYTDVMCNPFYNPGDRIQSRAFDTMVTSMMVQVC; encoded by the exons ATGGCGGTGTGCATCGCGGTGATCGCCAAGGAG AATTACCCTCTGTACATCCGAAGCACTCCCACAGAGAACGAACTCAAGTTCCACTACATGGTGCACACGTCTCTGGACGTGGTGGATGAGAAGATCTCTGCGATGGGGAAAGCACTCGTGGACCAGAGGGAGCTGTACCTGGGCCTGCTCTACCCAACCGAGGACTACAAGGT ATACGGCTATGTGACCAATTCCAAGGTGAAATTTGTCATGGTGGTGGATTCCTCCAATACGGCCCTGCGGGACAATGAGATCCGCAGT ATGTTCCGGAAGCTGCATAACTCCTACACAGATGTGATGTGCAACCCCTTCTACAACCCGGGAGACCGAATCCAGTCTAG GGCCTTTGATACCATGGTAACTTCGATGATGGTCCAGGTGTGCTGA